A single region of the Bacteroides luhongzhouii genome encodes:
- the rplL gene encoding 50S ribosomal protein L7/L12 produces the protein MADLKAFAEQLVNLTVKEVNELATILKEEYGIEPAAAAVAVAAGPAAGAAAAEEKTSFDVVLKSAGAAKLQVVKAVKEACGLGLKEAKDLVDGAPSTVKEGLAKDEAESLKKTLEEAGAEVELK, from the coding sequence ATGGCAGATTTGAAAGCTTTTGCAGAACAATTAGTTAACTTGACAGTAAAAGAAGTTAATGAACTTGCAACTATCCTTAAAGAAGAATACGGTATTGAACCTGCTGCTGCAGCTGTAGCTGTTGCTGCTGGTCCTGCAGCTGGTGCTGCTGCCGCAGAAGAAAAAACTTCTTTCGACGTAGTATTGAAGAGCGCTGGTGCAGCTAAACTTCAAGTAGTTAAGGCCGTTAAGGAAGCTTGTGGTCTTGGTTTGAAAGAAGCTAAAGACTTGGTAGACGGTGCTCCTAGCACAGTAAAAGAAGGTTTGGCTAAAGACGAAGCAGAATCATTGAAGAAAACATTGGAAGAAGCTGGAGCTGAAGTTGAACTTAAATAA
- the rplJ gene encoding 50S ribosomal protein L10: MRKEDKSTIIEQIAATVKEYGHFYLVDVTAMNAAATSALRRDCFKSDIKLMLVKNTLLHKALESLEEDFSPLYGSLKGTTAVMFSNTANVPAKLIKDKAKDGIPGLKAAYAEESFYIGADQLDALVSIKSKNEVIADIVALLQSPAKNVISALQSGGNTLHGVLKTLGERPE, encoded by the coding sequence ATGAGAAAGGAAGATAAAAGTACGATTATAGAGCAAATTGCTGCTACAGTAAAGGAATATGGTCACTTCTACTTGGTAGACGTTACAGCTATGAACGCTGCTGCTACCAGTGCATTGAGAAGAGATTGTTTTAAATCAGACATCAAATTGATGTTGGTTAAAAACACGCTGCTTCACAAAGCACTTGAAAGCTTGGAAGAAGACTTCTCACCTCTTTACGGTTCTTTGAAAGGTACTACTGCTGTTATGTTTAGCAATACTGCAAACGTTCCTGCTAAGTTAATCAAAGACAAAGCGAAAGACGGTATTCCCGGACTGAAAGCTGCATATGCAGAAGAAAGCTTCTACATTGGTGCTGATCAATTGGATGCTCTCGTTTCAATCAAGAGTAAGAATGAAGTTATCGCCGATATCGTTGCCCTGTTGCAATCTCCGGCCAAGAATGTTATTTCTGCTCTTCAATCAGGTGGTAACACCCTTCACGGAGTTCTCAAGACTCTTGGTGAACGTCCCGAATAA
- the rplA gene encoding 50S ribosomal protein L1, translated as MGKLTKNQKLAAEKIEAGKAYSLKEAASLVKEITFTKFDASLDIDVRLGVDPRKANQMVRGVVSLPHGTGKEVRVLVLCTPDAEAAAKEAGADYVGLDEYIEKIKGGWTDIDVIITMPSIMGKIGALGRVLGPRGLMPNPKSGTVTMDVAKAVKEVKQGKIDFKVDKSGIVHTSIGKVSFSPDQIRDNAKEFISTLNKLKPTAAKGTYIKSIYLSSTMSAGIKIDPKSVDEI; from the coding sequence ATGGGTAAACTGACAAAAAATCAAAAGTTAGCTGCAGAAAAGATTGAAGCAGGGAAAGCATACTCACTGAAAGAAGCTGCATCTTTGGTAAAAGAAATCACTTTTACTAAGTTTGATGCTTCACTGGATATTGATGTACGTTTAGGTGTTGATCCACGTAAAGCTAACCAGATGGTGAGAGGTGTTGTTTCACTTCCTCATGGTACTGGTAAAGAAGTACGTGTATTGGTACTTTGTACACCGGATGCTGAAGCTGCTGCAAAAGAAGCTGGTGCTGACTACGTTGGTCTTGACGAATATATTGAAAAGATCAAAGGTGGATGGACTGATATTGATGTAATCATCACTATGCCATCTATCATGGGTAAAATTGGTGCGCTCGGTCGTGTACTCGGTCCTCGTGGATTGATGCCGAACCCTAAGAGTGGTACTGTAACTATGGATGTTGCTAAGGCTGTAAAAGAAGTAAAACAAGGTAAAATTGACTTTAAAGTTGATAAGAGCGGTATCGTTCACACTTCTATCGGTAAGGTATCATTCAGTCCTGATCAGATTCGCGATAACGCGAAAGAGTTCATCTCTACTCTGAACAAACTGAAACCGACCGCAGCAAAGGGTACATATATTAAGAGTATTTATCTTTCTAGTACAATGAGTGCGGGTATTAAAATCGACCCGAAATCAGTGGATGAAATCTAA
- the rplK gene encoding 50S ribosomal protein L11, whose amino-acid sequence MAKEVAGLIKLQIKGGAANPSPPVGPALGSKGINIMEFCKQFNARTQDKAGKILPVIITYYADKSFDFVIKTPPVAIQLLEVAKVKSGSAEPNRKKVAELTWEQVRTIAQDKMVDLNCFTVEAAMRMVAGTARSMGIAVKGEFPVNN is encoded by the coding sequence ATGGCTAAAGAAGTTGCTGGACTAATCAAGTTACAGATTAAAGGAGGCGCTGCAAATCCATCACCTCCCGTTGGACCTGCTTTGGGTTCTAAGGGTATTAATATCATGGAATTTTGCAAGCAATTCAATGCCAGAACCCAAGACAAAGCAGGTAAGATTTTACCTGTTATCATTACTTACTACGCAGATAAGTCTTTCGATTTTGTAATCAAGACTCCTCCCGTTGCTATTCAATTACTTGAAGTAGCTAAGGTAAAGAGTGGTTCTGCTGAGCCTAACCGTAAGAAAGTTGCCGAGCTTACTTGGGAACAGGTTCGTACGATTGCTCAGGACAAAATGGTTGACTTAAACTGTTTTACTGTGGAAGCTGCCATGAGAATGGTTGCAGGTACAGCTAGAAGTATGGGTATCGCTGTAAAAGGGGAGTTCCCGGTTAATAATTAA
- the nusG gene encoding transcription termination/antitermination protein NusG produces the protein MAEIEKKWYVLRAISGKEAKVKEYLEADLKNSDLGEYVSQVLIPTEKVYQVRNGKKIVKERSYLPGYVLVEAALVGEVAHHLRNTPNVIGFLGGSEKPVPLRQSEVNRILGTVDELQETGEELNIPYVVGETVKVTFGPFSGFSGIIEEVNSEKKKLKVMVKIFGRKTPLELGFMQVEKE, from the coding sequence ATGGCTGAGATTGAAAAGAAATGGTACGTTCTGCGTGCTATTAGTGGAAAAGAAGCTAAGGTAAAGGAATATCTTGAAGCTGATCTTAAGAACAGTGACCTTGGTGAATATGTATCTCAGGTATTGATTCCTACTGAAAAAGTTTACCAGGTTCGCAATGGTAAAAAAATTGTGAAGGAAAGAAGTTATCTTCCTGGCTACGTTTTAGTGGAGGCTGCTTTGGTTGGTGAGGTCGCTCATCACCTGCGCAATACTCCGAATGTGATAGGCTTTTTAGGTGGTTCCGAAAAACCGGTGCCTCTCAGACAATCAGAAGTGAATCGTATACTTGGTACAGTGGACGAACTGCAGGAAACGGGTGAAGAGCTCAATATTCCGTATGTAGTGGGAGAAACTGTAAAAGTTACTTTTGGACCTTTCAGCGGATTCAGTGGCATCATTGAAGAAGTGAATAGTGAAAAAAAGAAACTAAAGGTCATGGTAAAGATATTCGGGCGCAAAACGCCGCTTGAATTGGGCTTTATGCAAGTGGAAAAGGAATAA
- the secE gene encoding preprotein translocase subunit SecE — translation MKKVIAYIKESYDELVHKVSWPTYSELANSAVVVLYASLLIALVVWGMDVCFQNFMEKIVYPH, via the coding sequence ATGAAAAAGGTAATAGCTTATATTAAAGAATCTTACGACGAACTTGTACATAAAGTATCGTGGCCTACGTATTCTGAACTTGCTAACAGTGCAGTAGTTGTTTTATATGCTTCCCTGCTTATTGCATTGGTAGTATGGGGTATGGATGTCTGTTTCCAGAACTTCATGGAAAAAATCGTTTATCCACATTAA
- the tuf gene encoding elongation factor Tu, whose translation MAKEKFERTKPHVNIGTIGHVDHGKTTLTAAITTVLAKKGLSELRSFDSIDNAPEEKERGITINTSHVEYQTANRHYAHVDCPGHADYVKNMVTGAAQMDGAIIVCAATDGPMPQTREHILLARQVNVPRLVVFLNKCDMVDDEEMLELVEMEMRELLSFYDFDGDNTPIIRGSALGALNGVEKWEDKVMELMDAVDNWIPLPPRDVDKPFLMPVEDVFSITGRGTVATGRIETGVIHVGDEIEILGLGEDKKSVVTGVEMFRKLLDQGEAGDNVGLLLRGIDKNEIKRGMVLCKPGQIKPHSKFKAEVYILKKEEGGRHTPFHNKYRPQFYLRTMDCTGEITLPEGTEMVMPGDNVTITVELIYPVALNPGLRFAIREGGRTVGAGQITEIID comes from the coding sequence ATGGCTAAAGAGAAATTTGAACGTACCAAACCGCACGTAAACATTGGTACAATCGGTCACGTAGACCACGGTAAGACAACGTTGACAGCTGCTATCACTACTGTGTTGGCAAAGAAAGGTCTTTCAGAATTGCGTTCTTTCGATTCTATCGACAACGCTCCTGAAGAAAAAGAAAGAGGTATTACTATCAATACTTCTCACGTTGAATATCAAACAGCTAACCGTCACTATGCACACGTAGACTGCCCGGGTCACGCCGACTACGTAAAGAACATGGTAACTGGTGCTGCTCAGATGGACGGTGCTATCATCGTTTGTGCTGCAACTGATGGTCCGATGCCTCAAACTCGCGAACACATCCTGTTGGCTCGTCAGGTAAACGTACCTCGTCTGGTTGTATTCTTGAACAAGTGCGATATGGTAGACGACGAAGAAATGTTGGAACTCGTTGAAATGGAAATGAGAGAACTTCTTTCATTCTATGATTTCGATGGTGACAATACTCCTATCATCCGTGGTTCTGCTCTTGGCGCATTGAACGGTGTTGAAAAATGGGAAGATAAAGTTATGGAACTGATGGATGCAGTTGATAACTGGATTCCACTGCCTCCGCGCGATGTTGATAAACCATTCTTGATGCCGGTTGAAGACGTGTTCTCTATCACAGGTCGTGGTACTGTAGCAACAGGTCGTATCGAAACTGGTGTTATCCACGTTGGTGATGAAATCGAAATCCTTGGTTTAGGTGAAGATAAGAAATCAGTTGTAACTGGTGTTGAAATGTTCCGCAAACTGTTGGATCAAGGTGAAGCTGGTGATAACGTAGGTCTTTTGCTCCGTGGTATTGACAAGAACGAAATCAAACGTGGTATGGTTCTTTGTAAACCGGGTCAGATTAAACCGCACTCTAAATTCAAAGCTGAGGTTTATATCTTGAAGAAAGAAGAAGGTGGTCGTCACACTCCGTTCCACAACAAATACCGTCCTCAGTTCTACTTGCGTACTATGGACTGTACAGGTGAAATCACTTTGCCGGAAGGAACAGAAATGGTAATGCCGGGTGATAACGTAACTATTACAGTTGAGTTGATCTACCCAGTAGCATTGAACCCGGGTCTTCGTTTCGCTATCCGCGAAGGTGGACGTACGGTAGGTGCTGGTCAGATTACTGAAATTATCGACTAA
- the hpf gene encoding ribosome hibernation-promoting factor, HPF/YfiA family, with amino-acid sequence MDIRIQSIHFDASEQLQAFIQKKVSKLEKYYEDIKKVEVSLKVVKPEVAENKEAGIKILIPNGEFYASKVCDTFEEAIDLDVEALGKQLVKYKEKQRSK; translated from the coding sequence ATGGATATTAGAATTCAATCAATTCACTTTGATGCGTCGGAGCAATTGCAGGCATTTATTCAGAAGAAAGTGTCCAAGTTGGAAAAATATTACGAAGATATAAAGAAAGTAGAGGTGTCATTAAAGGTAGTTAAACCAGAAGTTGCTGAAAACAAGGAAGCGGGCATTAAAATATTGATCCCAAATGGAGAGTTTTATGCAAGCAAAGTATGTGATACATTTGAAGAAGCAATTGATTTGGATGTGGAAGCGCTCGGGAAACAGCTGGTTAAATACAAGGAAAAGCAACGTAGTAAATAA
- the xerC gene encoding tyrosine recombinase XerC has protein sequence MLIESFLDYLQYERNYSEKTVLAYGEDIKQLQEFAQEEYGKFNPLEVEAELIREWIVSLMDKGYTSTSVNRKLSSLRTFYKYLLRQGETTIDPLRKIKGPKNKKPLPVFLKENEMNRLLDETDFGEGFKGCRDRLIIEVFYATGIRLSELIGLDDKDVDFSGSLLKVTGKRNKQRLIPFGDELRELMLEYINVRNEMIPERSDAFFIRENGERLYKNLVYNLVKRNLSKVATLKKKSPHVLRHTFATTMLNNEAELGAVKELLGHESITTTEIYTHATFEELKKVYKQAHPRA, from the coding sequence ATGTTGATAGAATCTTTTCTTGATTATCTCCAGTATGAGCGGAACTATTCTGAAAAAACCGTTCTTGCGTACGGTGAAGATATAAAGCAACTGCAGGAGTTTGCTCAGGAAGAGTATGGAAAATTTAATCCGTTAGAGGTCGAGGCGGAACTGATTCGTGAATGGATTGTTTCATTGATGGATAAAGGATATACCTCAACTTCTGTAAATCGTAAGCTAAGTTCACTCCGAACGTTTTACAAGTATCTCTTGAGGCAGGGAGAAACGACTATAGATCCTTTACGTAAAATAAAAGGGCCTAAAAACAAAAAGCCGTTACCTGTGTTCTTAAAAGAGAACGAAATGAATCGGTTGTTGGATGAAACGGACTTTGGTGAAGGATTTAAAGGCTGTCGGGATCGGTTGATTATTGAAGTGTTTTATGCTACCGGCATAAGGCTTTCGGAACTGATAGGCTTGGACGATAAGGATGTAGATTTTTCGGGCTCTCTTCTAAAAGTGACCGGGAAAAGAAACAAGCAACGGCTGATTCCGTTTGGTGACGAACTGCGGGAGTTGATGCTTGAGTATATTAATGTAAGAAACGAAATGATTCCGGAAAGGTCGGATGCTTTCTTTATTAGAGAGAACGGTGAACGGCTTTACAAGAATCTAGTCTATAATTTAGTGAAACGGAACCTGTCAAAGGTGGCGACGTTGAAGAAAAAGAGTCCTCACGTGTTGAGGCATACTTTTGCTACCACAATGCTGAACAATGAAGCAGAATTGGGGGCGGTAAAAGAACTTTTGGGTCACGAGAGCATAACAACTACCGAGATCTACACACATGCCACATTTGAAGAACTTAAAAAAGTGTATAAACAAGCTCATCCAAGAGCTTAA
- the rpsU gene encoding 30S ribosomal protein S21: MIVVPVKEGENIEKALKKFKRKFEKTGIVKELRSRQQFDKPSVTKRLKKERAVYVQQLQQVED, from the coding sequence ATGATTGTAGTACCTGTAAAAGAAGGCGAAAACATTGAAAAAGCGCTGAAGAAGTTCAAAAGAAAATTTGAAAAGACTGGCATTGTAAAAGAGTTGAGAAGCAGACAACAGTTTGACAAACCGTCTGTAACTAAAAGACTTAAGAAAGAACGTGCAGTTTATGTACAACAACTTCAGCAAGTAGAAGATTAA
- a CDS encoding aminopeptidase P family protein, whose amino-acid sequence MKQSIKERVHALRMTFHPNSIKAFIIPSTDPHLSEYVAPHWMSREWISGFTGSAGTAVILMDKAGLWTDSRYFLQATEELEGSGITLYKEMLPETPSITEFLCQHLKPGESVSIDGKMFSVQQVEQMKEELAVHQLQVDIFGDPLRSIWKDRPAMPDSPAFIHDIKYAGKSCEEKISAIRAELKKKGVYALFISALDEIAWTLNLRGNDVHCNPVIVSYLLITQDEVTYFISPEKVTAEVETYLKERQIGVQKYDEVEIFLNSFPGKNILIDPRKTNYSIYSSINPQCSILRGESPVALLKAIRNEQEIAGIHSAMQRDGVALVKFLKWLEESVPTEKETELSIDKKLHEFRAAQPLYMGESFDTIAGYKEHGAIVHYSATPESDATLQSRGFLLLDSGAQYLDGTTDITRTIALGELTEEEKTDYTLILKGHIALAMAKFPAGTRGAQLDVLARMPIWKHRMNFLHGTGHGVGHFLSVHEGPQSIRMNENPVILQPGMVTSNEPGVYKAGSHGIRTENLTLVCKDGEGMFGEYLKFETITLCPICKKGIIKEMLTNEEIEWLNNYHQTVYEKLSPDLNEEEKVWLQEATASL is encoded by the coding sequence ATGAAACAGAGCATAAAAGAGCGAGTGCATGCACTGCGCATGACCTTTCATCCCAATTCTATCAAAGCGTTCATTATTCCCAGCACCGACCCTCATCTTAGCGAATATGTGGCTCCCCACTGGATGTCACGCGAGTGGATTTCCGGTTTTACAGGTTCTGCCGGAACAGCGGTTATCCTGATGGACAAAGCAGGATTATGGACCGATTCACGTTACTTTTTACAAGCTACGGAGGAATTGGAGGGCAGCGGCATTACATTATATAAAGAGATGTTGCCGGAAACTCCCAGTATTACAGAATTTCTCTGCCAACACTTAAAACCCGGAGAATCTGTAAGTATTGATGGGAAAATGTTCTCTGTGCAACAGGTCGAACAGATGAAAGAAGAACTGGCAGTACATCAGTTACAGGTCGACATATTTGGAGATCCATTGAGAAGCATTTGGAAAGACCGTCCTGCCATGCCTGATTCTCCTGCCTTTATTCATGATATCAAATATGCAGGAAAAAGCTGTGAAGAGAAAATATCCGCCATCCGTGCGGAGTTAAAAAAGAAAGGTGTCTATGCTTTATTCATATCCGCGCTCGACGAGATCGCATGGACTCTCAATTTACGAGGAAACGATGTACATTGCAATCCGGTTATAGTAAGTTACCTATTAATCACACAGGATGAAGTGACTTATTTTATCTCACCGGAGAAAGTGACGGCAGAGGTAGAGACTTATCTAAAGGAGCGACAGATTGGAGTACAGAAGTATGATGAGGTAGAGATATTCCTAAATTCTTTCCCGGGAAAAAACATTCTGATTGACCCACGAAAAACGAATTATTCTATTTATTCATCCATTAACCCGCAATGTTCTATTCTTCGTGGCGAGTCGCCTGTCGCATTATTGAAAGCGATTCGCAATGAGCAGGAAATTGCCGGCATCCATTCTGCCATGCAACGGGATGGAGTAGCACTTGTTAAATTCCTCAAATGGCTGGAAGAATCCGTACCTACCGAAAAAGAGACAGAATTAAGTATAGATAAAAAGCTGCATGAGTTTAGAGCTGCACAGCCTCTCTACATGGGAGAAAGTTTCGACACGATCGCAGGATATAAAGAGCACGGGGCAATCGTACATTATTCGGCTACCCCGGAAAGCGACGCAACTCTTCAGTCCAGAGGATTTTTACTCTTAGATTCAGGAGCCCAATATCTGGACGGAACCACTGACATCACCCGGACCATTGCCTTAGGTGAACTTACAGAAGAAGAAAAAACGGACTATACTCTTATATTAAAAGGACACATCGCGTTGGCTATGGCTAAATTCCCTGCCGGAACCCGTGGAGCCCAGCTCGATGTACTAGCCCGTATGCCTATCTGGAAACACAGAATGAATTTTCTTCATGGCACAGGACATGGCGTCGGACATTTCCTGAGTGTACACGAAGGTCCACAAAGCATTCGCATGAATGAGAATCCTGTCATTTTGCAGCCCGGTATGGTTACCTCCAATGAGCCTGGCGTTTATAAAGCAGGCAGTCACGGGATACGTACGGAAAACCTGACGTTGGTTTGCAAAGATGGAGAGGGAATGTTTGGAGAATATCTTAAGTTTGAAACTATCACTTTATGCCCAATCTGTAAAAAAGGGATCATCAAGGAGATGCTGACAAATGAAGAAATTGAATGGTTAAACAATTACCATCAGACTGTCTACGAGAAGTTGTCACCGGATCTTAACGAAGAAGAAAAAGTTTGGTTACAAGAGGCAACTGCTTCCCTTTAA
- a CDS encoding gamma carbonic anhydrase family protein has product MALIKSVRGFTPEIGENCFLADNATIIGDVKIGNDCSIWFNTVLRGDVNSIRIGNGVNIQDGSVLHTLYQKSTIEIGDHVSVGHNVTIHGATIKNYALVGMGSTVLDHVVVGEGAIVAAGSLVLSNTIIEPGSIWGGVPAKFIKKVDPEQAKELNQKIAHNYLMYSQWYKE; this is encoded by the coding sequence ATGGCTTTAATTAAATCAGTACGGGGTTTTACTCCCGAAATCGGAGAAAACTGCTTCCTCGCAGATAATGCAACTATTATAGGAGATGTAAAAATAGGAAATGATTGTAGCATTTGGTTTAATACGGTATTAAGAGGTGACGTCAACTCCATACGAATCGGCAATGGTGTCAACATTCAGGATGGAAGTGTCTTGCATACGTTATATCAGAAATCGACTATTGAAATTGGCGATCACGTATCCGTAGGGCATAATGTTACCATTCATGGGGCGACCATCAAAAATTATGCATTGGTAGGGATGGGGTCAACCGTCCTGGATCACGTCGTAGTTGGCGAAGGAGCAATCGTTGCCGCCGGTTCGCTGGTATTAAGCAATACCATCATTGAGCCGGGAAGCATTTGGGGAGGGGTACCCGCGAAATTCATTAAAAAGGTAGATCCTGAACAAGCCAAAGAACTGAATCAGAAGATTGCTCACAATTATTTGATGTACTCACAATGGTATAAGGAATAA
- a CDS encoding peroxiredoxin family protein, with amino-acid sequence MKIKLLLTILLLAETITANAQNAEKEYLKKVLTNLEKIESATYYVTNESWQPGDSTALSTLHGFIKEYDNPMDSTIGASYVSLDANDTTKLEFCYDGNIRALPYHENKKLAIDDFTFKPLPFRLVSPPFFNHAKNIIRYALTTKDHIVTELKDEGDNYYFKLVIDENQQVEFFGKAYHMPLPPFDIGSTASIYELWINKSNDLPYKKRREMSHDISVSTCSNLAINRHTIYDFNASDYFPKDYEIVKYSDLYKKKAEPTASSLIGKKAPGWILENIEAQPVSLADYKSKIILINFTGIGCGACQAAIPFLKQLKESFTSEEFELIAIESWSRKVSAIRNYAKRKELNYTILNATNEVIKQYQTGGAAPYFFIVDQERIIRKVIRGYSNENTDKEIINAIKELL; translated from the coding sequence ATGAAAATTAAACTACTACTTACAATTCTTTTATTGGCAGAAACAATAACCGCCAATGCACAAAACGCAGAAAAAGAATATTTAAAGAAAGTACTTACCAATTTAGAAAAGATTGAATCTGCAACCTACTATGTCACCAACGAAAGCTGGCAACCTGGTGATTCAACCGCATTATCTACCTTGCACGGCTTCATTAAAGAGTACGATAATCCAATGGACTCAACCATAGGAGCAAGTTATGTTTCACTAGATGCCAATGATACAACAAAACTGGAATTTTGTTATGACGGCAACATAAGAGCATTACCTTATCACGAAAATAAGAAATTAGCAATTGATGATTTCACATTCAAACCACTTCCTTTCAGGCTAGTAAGTCCTCCATTCTTCAATCACGCAAAGAATATCATCAGATATGCACTTACCACTAAGGATCATATTGTAACAGAGTTGAAAGATGAGGGTGATAATTATTATTTTAAATTAGTCATTGATGAGAATCAACAGGTTGAGTTCTTTGGAAAAGCTTATCACATGCCACTTCCTCCATTCGATATCGGCAGTACAGCTTCTATTTATGAGTTATGGATCAACAAATCGAATGACCTGCCTTATAAAAAACGGAGAGAGATGTCGCATGATATTTCCGTTTCAACTTGCTCAAATCTTGCAATCAATAGACACACAATTTACGACTTTAACGCGTCTGATTATTTCCCCAAAGATTATGAGATAGTAAAATACAGCGACCTCTACAAGAAAAAAGCAGAACCAACAGCATCCAGTCTTATAGGAAAAAAAGCTCCCGGCTGGATATTAGAAAATATAGAAGCACAGCCGGTATCATTAGCCGACTACAAAAGCAAAATCATACTAATCAACTTCACAGGCATTGGTTGTGGTGCCTGTCAGGCAGCCATCCCCTTCTTGAAACAGCTAAAAGAATCATTCACCAGTGAAGAGTTTGAGCTGATTGCAATAGAATCCTGGAGCCGTAAAGTATCTGCTATCCGAAATTACGCAAAGCGAAAGGAATTGAATTATACCATTCTGAATGCAACAAATGAGGTTATCAAACAATATCAGACCGGTGGTGCCGCACCTTACTTTTTCATAGTAGACCAAGAACGAATCATACGAAAAGTAATCAGAGGTTATAGTAATGAGAATACAGATAAAGAAATAATAAATGCAATAAAAGAACTACTATGA
- a CDS encoding 3-deoxy-D-manno-octulosonic acid transferase → MLYDLAIVIYDFIVHLAAPFSRKPRKMMKGHWVVYELLRQQVEKGEQYIWFHAASLGEFEQGRPLIEMIRAKYPNYKILLTFFSPSGYEVRKHYRGADIVCYLPFDKPRNVKKFLDIANPCMAFFIKYEFWKNYLDELHKRRIPVYSVSSIFRREQIFFKWYGGTYRNVLKDFDHLFVQNEASKRYLSKIGISRVTVVGDTRFDRVLQIREEAKELPLVEKFKGNNSFTFVAGSSWGPDEDLFLEYFNNHPEMKLIIAPHVIDENHLVEIISKLKRPYVRYTRADERNVLKADCLIIDCFGLLSSIYRYGEIAYIGGGFGVGIHNTLEAAVYGIPVIFGPKYQKFMEAVQLLEAKGAYSIKDYDELKTLLDRFLTDELFLRETGTNAGYYVTSNAGATEKIMHMINF, encoded by the coding sequence ATGCTTTACGACCTGGCAATAGTCATTTATGACTTTATCGTCCATTTGGCTGCTCCGTTTAGCCGTAAGCCTCGAAAGATGATGAAAGGGCATTGGGTGGTGTATGAACTCCTGCGGCAGCAAGTGGAGAAAGGGGAACAGTATATTTGGTTTCACGCTGCTTCACTGGGGGAGTTTGAACAAGGACGTCCTCTGATAGAAATGATTCGTGCGAAGTATCCTAACTATAAGATATTGCTGACATTTTTCTCTCCTTCCGGTTACGAAGTGCGTAAGCATTACCGGGGGGCGGATATTGTCTGCTATCTGCCGTTTGATAAACCGCGGAATGTGAAGAAGTTCCTGGATATTGCAAATCCTTGCATGGCGTTCTTTATCAAATATGAGTTTTGGAAGAATTATCTGGATGAACTTCACAAACGTCGTATTCCGGTATATAGTGTATCGTCTATCTTCCGCCGCGAGCAAATATTCTTTAAATGGTACGGTGGAACTTATCGCAATGTATTGAAAGATTTCGATCATCTGTTTGTTCAGAATGAGGCATCCAAACGTTATTTGTCGAAAATCGGTATCAGCCGTGTGACCGTAGTGGGAGATACCCGCTTTGACCGCGTATTGCAAATCCGTGAAGAAGCGAAAGAGCTCCCGTTGGTGGAGAAATTTAAAGGAAACAATTCCTTCACTTTTGTTGCCGGAAGTTCATGGGGACCTGACGAAGACTTATTCCTCGAATATTTCAATAATCATCCGGAAATGAAACTGATTATTGCTCCGCATGTGATCGACGAGAATCACTTGGTTGAAATCATCAGTAAATTGAAACGTCCGTATGTGCGCTATACTCGTGCCGACGAAAGGAATGTATTGAAAGCGGATTGTCTTATTATAGACTGCTTCGGACTGCTGTCTTCTATTTACCGTTATGGCGAAATAGCTTATATCGGTGGTGGCTTCGGAGTCGGTATTCATAACACATTGGAAGCGGCTGTATATGGTATTCCGGTGATTTTCGGACCGAAGTATCAGAAATTTATGGAAGCCGTTCAATTGCTCGAAGCAAAAGGCGCTTATTCTATCAAAGATTATGATGAACTGAAAACTTTACTGGATCGTTTCCTGACGGATGAATTGTTCTTGCGTGAAACAGGAACAAATGCAGGTTATTATGTGACTAGTAATGCCGGTGCTACAGAGAAGATAATGCACATGATTAATTTCTAA